In Corynebacterium afermentans subsp. afermentans, a genomic segment contains:
- a CDS encoding YggS family pyridoxal phosphate-dependent enzyme: protein MSDLAKNLDTVRQQIRDAERAAGREEGSVAILPVTKFRPVERIEELASLGIALVGENREQEARDKAAELEGRCGIAMIGQIQSKKANSVARWASEVHSLDSLKLAHGLERGMALALERGDRTGEILPCMVQLSYDGDSARGGAHLDDVPAIVEAVEESEHLEMAGFMVVPPLDSQPREVFAQARSLTDDYAAKLNRNFRLSAGMSGDFADAIACGSDIVRVGTALLGPRPVV from the coding sequence ATGTCTGATCTCGCAAAAAACCTCGACACTGTCCGCCAACAGATCCGCGACGCGGAGCGTGCCGCCGGCCGCGAAGAAGGCAGCGTGGCGATTCTGCCGGTGACGAAGTTCCGCCCGGTAGAGCGCATCGAAGAGCTCGCCTCGCTCGGCATAGCGCTGGTGGGGGAGAACCGCGAGCAGGAGGCCCGCGACAAGGCGGCCGAACTTGAAGGCCGCTGCGGCATCGCCATGATCGGCCAGATTCAATCCAAGAAGGCCAACTCGGTGGCGCGCTGGGCCTCCGAAGTGCACTCGCTGGATTCGCTGAAGTTGGCCCACGGGCTCGAGCGAGGCATGGCGCTCGCGCTCGAGCGCGGCGACCGCACGGGCGAGATCCTGCCGTGCATGGTGCAGCTGTCTTACGACGGCGACTCTGCCCGCGGCGGCGCACACCTCGACGACGTGCCCGCAATCGTGGAAGCGGTGGAGGAATCCGAGCACCTTGAAATGGCCGGTTTCATGGTCGTGCCGCCGCTGGATTCGCAGCCGCGCGAGGTGTTTGCTCAGGCGCGGTCGTTGACGGACGACTACGCCGCCAAGCTCAACCGAAACTTTAGACTTTCCGCAGGTATGAGCGGTGATTTCGCCGACGCTATCGCTTGCGGATCCGATATCGTGCGTGTCGGAACAGCGCTGCTCGGGCCCCGGCCCGTAGTCTGA
- a CDS encoding cell division protein FtsQ/DivIB translates to MSRRAIAIVAGCVALVLAVVAALPFTPAMPVDDVNVEGAVNLPAEEVTSLSGVETGTPMGRVDVRRAAQDVATNPWVDSVTVKRNWPNAVDVTVVEHTPVAWIDQGGEPHLINSEGKDFVVAQPPVGAVQLVDIGEEQLPKAVEVASAITDVARPQVRELTRDGDHSFVLKLDGDRTVTWGASEDNRNKALALETVLQLDGKTFNISNPELVTSR, encoded by the coding sequence ATGTCGCGCCGCGCCATCGCGATTGTCGCCGGCTGCGTCGCACTTGTGCTCGCGGTTGTGGCGGCGCTGCCGTTTACCCCGGCCATGCCCGTCGACGACGTCAACGTCGAGGGGGCGGTGAACCTGCCCGCCGAGGAGGTGACGTCGCTTTCCGGCGTTGAGACGGGCACCCCGATGGGGCGGGTGGATGTGCGCAGGGCCGCCCAGGACGTGGCCACCAACCCGTGGGTGGACTCGGTGACGGTGAAGCGCAACTGGCCCAACGCGGTGGATGTCACGGTGGTGGAGCACACCCCAGTGGCCTGGATCGACCAGGGTGGCGAGCCGCACCTGATCAACAGCGAGGGCAAGGATTTCGTCGTTGCTCAGCCGCCGGTGGGGGCAGTGCAGCTCGTCGATATCGGCGAAGAGCAGCTGCCCAAGGCGGTGGAGGTCGCCTCCGCGATCACGGATGTGGCCCGCCCACAGGTCCGCGAACTGACCCGCGACGGGGACCACAGTTTCGTGCTCAAGCTCGACGGCGACCGGACAGTTACGTGGGGTGCGTCCGAAGACAACCGGAACAAGGCACTTGCGCTTGAGACGGTGCTGCAGTTGGACGGAAAAACATTCAACATTTCCAACCCGGAACTGGTCACTTCGCGCTAA
- the murC gene encoding UDP-N-acetylmuramate--L-alanine ligase — protein MTDLSRVHLIGIGGSGMSGVAHILLDRGATVTGSDAKDSRPVRALKAKGARVALGHAEANLELSGELPTAVVTSFAAIPQDNPELVRAKREGIPLLRRSDLLAELMEGSTQLLLAGTHGKTSTTSMAVVALQAAGEGPSFAIGGQLNRAGTNAHHGHGDVFVAEADESDASLLRYSPDVAVITNIEPDHLDFYGTREKYFQVFDDFADIAKHVVVCLDDDNAASCGERALERGLTVTGYGTAEAAARHPKIPAGAVVTNERQEGEHTVVEAQLRTDRISGDVMYTLAIPGRHMVLNSAAALLAGALVGADPEKLAQGLSEFTGVRRRFEFKGEVGGTRVYDDYAHHPTEVDAVLTAARDKVEAEGSDARVVVCFQPHLYSRTQEFAEEFADALSLSDECVLLDIFAARETPVEGVNSRIIAEKMTVPVHLEPDFSAAPATVASLVKPGDLVLTMGAGSVTMLADEILAALQEA, from the coding sequence CGTGACCGGTTCCGACGCCAAGGACTCCCGCCCGGTGCGCGCGCTGAAAGCCAAGGGCGCCAGGGTCGCGCTCGGCCACGCAGAGGCCAACCTGGAGCTGTCCGGCGAGTTGCCCACCGCGGTGGTGACCAGCTTCGCCGCCATCCCGCAGGACAACCCGGAGCTGGTGCGCGCCAAACGTGAAGGCATTCCTCTGCTGCGCCGCTCCGACCTGCTCGCGGAGTTGATGGAGGGATCGACCCAGCTGCTCCTCGCGGGCACGCACGGCAAGACGTCCACGACTTCGATGGCGGTGGTGGCGCTGCAGGCGGCGGGGGAGGGCCCCTCGTTTGCCATCGGCGGTCAGCTCAACCGGGCCGGCACCAACGCGCACCACGGCCACGGCGACGTGTTCGTGGCGGAGGCCGACGAGTCCGACGCCTCGCTGCTGCGCTACTCGCCGGACGTCGCGGTGATCACCAACATCGAACCGGACCACTTGGATTTCTACGGCACCCGCGAGAAGTATTTCCAGGTTTTCGATGACTTCGCGGACATCGCCAAGCACGTGGTTGTCTGCCTCGACGACGACAACGCAGCCTCCTGCGGCGAACGCGCCCTGGAGCGCGGTCTGACGGTTACCGGATACGGCACCGCGGAGGCAGCCGCGCGCCACCCGAAGATCCCGGCAGGCGCCGTGGTTACCAACGAGCGCCAGGAGGGCGAGCACACCGTGGTCGAGGCGCAGCTTCGCACCGACCGCATCTCCGGCGACGTGATGTACACGCTGGCGATTCCGGGCCGCCACATGGTGCTCAACTCCGCCGCCGCCCTGCTTGCCGGCGCGCTCGTGGGCGCCGACCCGGAGAAACTCGCCCAAGGCCTGAGCGAGTTCACAGGCGTGCGCCGCCGTTTCGAGTTCAAAGGCGAGGTGGGCGGAACCCGCGTCTACGACGACTACGCCCACCACCCGACGGAAGTCGACGCCGTGCTCACGGCTGCGCGCGACAAGGTTGAGGCCGAGGGGAGTGACGCCCGCGTGGTGGTCTGCTTCCAGCCCCACCTGTACTCGCGCACCCAGGAATTCGCCGAAGAGTTCGCCGATGCACTTTCGCTGAGCGACGAATGCGTGCTTCTGGACATTTTCGCCGCCCGTGAAACGCCGGTGGAGGGCGTGAACTCCCGGATCATCGCCGAGAAGATGACCGTGCCGGTGCATCTGGAGCCGGACTTCTCGGCGGCGCCCGCGACCGTGGCGTCGCTAGTAAAACCCGGCGACCTGGTGCTGACCATGGGTGCGGGCAGCGTGACCATGCTTGCGGACGAGATCCTCGCCGCCCTGCAGGAGGCATAG
- the pgeF gene encoding peptidoglycan editing factor PgeF, with product MPDLSTRPVRMVFTSRAGGVSAAPYDSFNLGAHVGDDTADVAANRARLAEVLGLPEERFVWMEQLHTNTVTLVDGPSAAPVEATDALVTRQKDLALCVLVADCTPVLLSDHTAGVIGAAHAGRMGARNGIAKNTVEAMVELGAEPSRIQVLLGPAAAGESYEVPEGMALDVEKHLPGSRTRTKKGTPGIDVRAGLVRQLLSLGVTHIDADPRDTITDKDFFSHRREGVTGRQAGVIWMPNV from the coding sequence ATGCCAGATCTTTCCACTCGCCCCGTCCGCATGGTGTTCACTTCCCGTGCGGGCGGGGTTTCTGCTGCCCCCTACGACTCGTTCAACCTCGGCGCCCACGTCGGCGACGACACCGCCGACGTCGCCGCGAATCGCGCCCGGCTCGCTGAAGTGCTCGGCCTGCCCGAGGAGCGCTTCGTGTGGATGGAGCAGCTGCACACCAACACCGTCACGCTTGTCGACGGACCTTCGGCCGCCCCCGTGGAAGCCACCGACGCCCTTGTCACCAGGCAAAAGGACCTGGCGCTGTGCGTGCTTGTGGCGGATTGCACTCCGGTTTTGCTGTCCGACCACACCGCCGGCGTCATCGGCGCGGCGCACGCCGGGCGCATGGGCGCGCGCAACGGGATCGCGAAAAACACCGTCGAGGCGATGGTGGAACTCGGCGCCGAGCCCTCGCGCATCCAAGTACTGCTGGGGCCGGCCGCAGCCGGAGAGTCGTACGAGGTCCCGGAGGGGATGGCTTTGGACGTCGAGAAGCATTTGCCCGGCTCCCGCACCCGCACAAAGAAGGGCACACCAGGCATCGACGTGCGCGCCGGGCTGGTGCGCCAGCTGCTCAGCCTGGGCGTGACCCACATCGACGCGGACCCGCGCGACACCATCACCGACAAGGATTTCTTCTCCCACCGGCGAGAAGGTGTAACCGGGCGGCAGGCTGGCGTAATTTGGATGCCTAATGTCTGA
- the ftsZ gene encoding cell division protein FtsZ produces MTSPANYLAMIRVVGVGGGGVNAVNRMIEEGLKGVEFVAINTDSQALLFTDADTKLDIGREATRGLGAGANPEVGRTSAEDHKQEIEESLKGSDMVFVTAGEGGGTGTGAAPVVAGIAKKMGALTIGVVTRPFTFEGKRRTRQALEGIENLKEVCDTVIVIPNDRLLQLGDAELSMMEAFRAADEVLYNGVQGITNLITIPGMINVDFADVRSVMADAGSALMGVGSARGDNRVMTATEQAINSPLLETTMEGAKGVLISVAGGSDLGLMEVNNAASIVEEKADEDANIIFGTIIDDNLGDEVRVTIIATGFDEKANARTAEPVEQEAPQPEQTSTKVVEAEPAKKEEYQPRHRYEPSTRSGLFTERDREPREPREPRDGGFDGGFDDVDVPDFMR; encoded by the coding sequence ATGACCTCTCCCGCCAACTACCTCGCCATGATCCGCGTCGTCGGTGTCGGCGGCGGCGGCGTCAACGCCGTCAACCGCATGATCGAGGAAGGCCTCAAGGGCGTTGAGTTCGTTGCCATCAACACGGACTCCCAGGCACTGCTGTTCACCGATGCCGACACGAAGCTCGACATCGGGCGCGAGGCCACCCGCGGCCTCGGCGCGGGCGCGAACCCTGAGGTAGGCCGCACTTCTGCCGAGGACCACAAGCAAGAGATCGAGGAGTCCCTGAAGGGCTCCGACATGGTCTTCGTCACCGCCGGCGAGGGTGGCGGCACTGGCACCGGCGCCGCCCCGGTGGTCGCCGGCATTGCCAAGAAGATGGGCGCGCTGACTATCGGCGTGGTCACCCGCCCGTTCACCTTCGAAGGCAAGCGCCGCACCAGGCAGGCGCTCGAGGGCATCGAGAACCTCAAGGAAGTCTGCGACACCGTCATCGTCATCCCGAACGACCGCCTGCTGCAGCTGGGCGACGCCGAGCTTTCCATGATGGAGGCTTTCCGTGCGGCGGATGAGGTGCTCTACAACGGTGTTCAGGGCATCACCAACCTCATCACCATCCCGGGCATGATCAATGTCGACTTCGCGGACGTGCGCTCCGTCATGGCCGACGCCGGCTCCGCGCTGATGGGCGTCGGTTCCGCCCGCGGCGACAACCGCGTGATGACGGCTACCGAGCAGGCCATCAACTCCCCGCTGCTGGAAACCACCATGGAGGGCGCCAAGGGCGTGCTCATCTCCGTCGCCGGCGGCTCCGACCTGGGCCTGATGGAGGTCAACAACGCAGCCTCCATCGTGGAGGAAAAGGCCGACGAGGACGCCAACATCATCTTCGGCACCATTATCGACGACAACCTGGGCGACGAGGTCCGCGTGACCATCATCGCCACCGGTTTCGACGAGAAGGCCAACGCCCGCACGGCTGAACCGGTGGAACAGGAAGCGCCGCAGCCGGAGCAGACCTCCACCAAGGTCGTCGAGGCTGAGCCGGCCAAGAAGGAGGAGTACCAGCCGCGCCACCGCTACGAGCCGTCCACCCGCAGCGGCCTGTTCACCGAGCGCGACCGCGAGCCTCGCGAGCCCCGCGAGCCTCGCGATGGCGGCTTTGACGGCGGTTTCGACGACGTCGATGTGCCGGACTTCATGCGCTAG
- a CDS encoding cell division protein SepF codes for MSFFDSAKDFFGLGPVENAEDDAYYDDPQYNSNSAGSTAYDRTPRAERPSRMDRPTPRDYGRDAVRPSYRSTPHIVTAAPRNYNDAKEIGEPFRDGDAVVMDLTDLDTADAKRIVDFAAGLCFALRGSMHNLSRGVETRKRMFAIVPENANLEKDDLKRAAGLR; via the coding sequence ATGTCCTTCTTCGACAGTGCTAAAGACTTTTTCGGCCTCGGCCCCGTGGAAAACGCCGAGGACGACGCGTACTACGACGACCCGCAGTACAACTCAAACTCCGCCGGTTCTACCGCGTATGACCGCACCCCGCGCGCCGAGCGTCCGTCCCGCATGGACCGCCCCACCCCCCGCGATTACGGCCGCGACGCTGTGCGCCCGAGCTACCGCTCCACTCCGCATATCGTGACCGCAGCGCCGCGCAACTACAACGACGCCAAGGAGATCGGCGAGCCGTTCCGCGACGGCGACGCTGTGGTCATGGACCTGACCGACCTGGACACCGCCGACGCGAAGCGCATTGTGGACTTCGCCGCTGGCCTGTGCTTCGCGCTGCGCGGTAGCATGCACAACCTCTCCCGCGGCGTTGAGACGCGCAAGCGGATGTTCGCCATCGTGCCGGAGAACGCAAACCTGGAGAAAGACGACCTCAAGCGTGCTGCTGGCTTGCGCTAA